A stretch of the Fimbriimonadaceae bacterium genome encodes the following:
- a CDS encoding DUF1553 domain-containing protein → MRFSPPLFIASLGLLAIGAASRQVPQQGAPEIVFGRDVMPILGQRCFKCHGPDAAQAAAGLHLDARESALQVIDPGSPDTSLLIQRVSAQDPAMRMPPQNSGVKPLTPEQIGTLRAWIKQGARYEKHWSFVPPAMPSLPKVRMADWPKNLIDRFVLAKLEAAGLAPEPEADRNTLALRAAQTLTGLPPMLSERDAFLKDTKPGAYERYVDRLLAKPSYGEHQARYWLDAVRYGDTHGLQLDNERGVFPYRDWVVRAFNEDLPYDRFVRWQVAGDLLPNPTTEQLIATGYVRMNLTSNEGGAIAEEFLARNTFDRVDTTGTVLLGLTVGCAKCHDHKFDPIKQRDYYGLFAFFNSTEDKPLDGNETLPPPVVRAATPEQEERLAAMSKELAQLRGKVSPATAATALEKSRPPSPTTRDWMISEVFSRGSFDEAFDAVEAAEPGPPGSVPWKPLKLEIGKDLTNLIGKPNASVYVKGTVHLATARTITFGVSSDDAVKVWLNGKLIHSHKIGRGLNMGVDSVKGDFRAGDNELVVKLVNLTAPDGLNLRLVDADDQRVGDAIRAYRQAPGDANAADSLRAVFLELGPASPEALKYRKILKGRAELEASIPMSLIAREMPKPRDTFILLRGQYDQKGAPVTRHIPPAIGELPANAPKNRLGLADWLASPENPLVARVFVNRLWQHHFGTGLVKTAEDFGTQGEWPLNQPLLDYLAVSFQKNGWSIKKLNRLIVTSAAFRQSSRIRPDKLAKDPENRLVSRGPRFRLDAEVIRDKALFAGGLLLERLGGRGFKPYQPEGIWEGASDPASQTHIYVRDQGDSIYRRSLYLFWKRTAPPPAMLNLDAPLRDTCVVRRSTTNTPLQALTIENETAFLEAAREMARRILETPGDDDAHLRRAFERALARAPRAPEVDVLKGALAHYRRKYAADPAAAKKLLSVGDAPQAQKLSPSELAAWMIVCSTLMNTDEFLTQH, encoded by the coding sequence ATGAGATTCTCACCACCGCTGTTCATCGCCTCGCTCGGCCTGTTGGCCATCGGCGCCGCCTCTCGCCAGGTGCCCCAGCAGGGCGCTCCCGAAATCGTCTTCGGGCGCGACGTGATGCCGATCTTGGGCCAGCGGTGCTTCAAGTGCCACGGTCCCGACGCGGCCCAGGCGGCCGCGGGACTGCACCTCGATGCGAGGGAGAGCGCCTTGCAGGTGATCGACCCGGGCTCGCCCGACACCTCGCTCCTCATCCAGCGCGTCTCGGCACAAGACCCGGCGATGCGCATGCCGCCCCAGAACTCCGGGGTGAAGCCGCTGACCCCCGAGCAGATCGGGACGCTGCGCGCCTGGATCAAGCAGGGCGCGCGCTACGAGAAGCACTGGTCGTTCGTCCCGCCCGCCATGCCTTCGCTGCCGAAGGTGCGGATGGCGGACTGGCCGAAGAACCTGATCGACCGCTTCGTGCTGGCCAAGTTGGAGGCTGCCGGGCTTGCGCCGGAACCGGAGGCCGACCGTAACACCCTGGCCCTCCGCGCCGCCCAAACCCTCACCGGACTCCCGCCCATGCTATCCGAACGGGACGCCTTCCTGAAAGACACGAAGCCGGGCGCCTACGAGCGGTACGTGGATCGACTCCTGGCGAAACCTTCCTACGGGGAGCATCAGGCGCGCTATTGGCTCGATGCCGTCCGGTACGGCGACACGCACGGCCTCCAACTCGACAACGAGAGGGGTGTGTTCCCGTACCGTGATTGGGTGGTGCGGGCCTTCAACGAGGACCTGCCCTACGACCGGTTCGTGCGTTGGCAAGTCGCTGGTGATCTGCTCCCCAACCCGACGACCGAGCAGCTCATCGCTACCGGCTACGTGCGGATGAACCTCACGTCGAACGAGGGGGGCGCGATCGCCGAGGAGTTTCTTGCGCGCAACACGTTTGATCGGGTGGATACCACCGGCACGGTCCTGCTCGGCCTGACCGTGGGGTGTGCCAAGTGCCACGACCACAAGTTCGACCCGATCAAGCAACGCGACTACTACGGTTTGTTCGCGTTCTTCAACAGCACCGAGGACAAGCCGCTCGACGGCAACGAGACCCTCCCACCGCCCGTGGTTCGCGCCGCGACGCCCGAGCAAGAGGAGCGGTTGGCGGCCATGTCCAAGGAGCTAGCACAACTTCGAGGCAAGGTGTCCCCGGCGACGGCCGCAACCGCGCTGGAGAAGTCGCGCCCTCCATCTCCCACCACCCGCGACTGGATGATCAGCGAGGTGTTCTCCCGGGGCAGCTTCGACGAGGCGTTCGATGCGGTGGAAGCCGCCGAACCAGGCCCGCCGGGCAGCGTGCCGTGGAAGCCCCTGAAGCTCGAAATCGGGAAGGACCTCACAAACCTGATCGGCAAGCCCAATGCGAGCGTTTATGTGAAGGGGACGGTTCACCTGGCGACGGCGAGGACGATCACGTTTGGCGTGTCGAGCGACGACGCCGTGAAGGTGTGGCTCAATGGGAAGTTGATCCACTCGCACAAGATCGGCCGGGGGCTGAACATGGGCGTCGATTCTGTGAAGGGCGATTTTCGAGCCGGGGACAACGAGCTTGTGGTGAAGCTGGTGAACCTCACCGCGCCCGACGGCCTCAATCTTCGGCTGGTCGATGCGGACGACCAGCGGGTCGGCGATGCGATTCGGGCGTACCGCCAGGCGCCGGGGGACGCGAATGCCGCTGACAGTCTCCGTGCGGTTTTCCTGGAACTGGGGCCGGCATCGCCGGAGGCGTTGAAATACCGCAAGATCCTCAAGGGCCGTGCGGAGCTGGAAGCGTCGATCCCGATGAGCCTCATCGCTCGCGAGATGCCCAAGCCGCGAGACACGTTCATTCTGCTGCGCGGGCAGTACGATCAGAAAGGCGCCCCTGTGACGCGCCACATCCCGCCTGCCATCGGGGAGCTTCCCGCGAACGCACCGAAGAACCGACTGGGACTGGCCGACTGGCTCGCCTCGCCCGAGAACCCGTTGGTGGCCCGGGTGTTTGTGAACCGGCTTTGGCAGCACCACTTCGGAACCGGATTGGTGAAGACAGCCGAAGACTTCGGCACGCAAGGCGAGTGGCCGCTGAACCAGCCGCTCCTGGATTATCTCGCGGTCAGCTTCCAGAAGAACGGCTGGAGCATCAAGAAGCTGAACCGACTCATCGTCACGTCGGCCGCTTTCCGGCAGAGTTCGCGCATCCGCCCGGATAAGCTGGCCAAGGACCCGGAGAACCGCCTCGTTTCGCGCGGTCCGCGTTTCCGCCTCGACGCCGAGGTCATTCGCGACAAAGCCCTGTTCGCGGGCGGACTTCTTCTCGAACGATTGGGGGGGCGAGGGTTCAAACCCTACCAGCCGGAGGGGATCTGGGAGGGCGCCTCCGACCCGGCGAGTCAGACGCACATCTACGTGCGCGATCAAGGCGACAGCATCTATCGGCGCAGCCTCTATCTGTTTTGGAAGCGCACGGCTCCGCCCCCTGCGATGCTCAACTTGGACGCGCCGTTGCGGGACACCTGTGTCGTGAGGAGATCGACAACCAACACGCCGCTGCAGGCCCTGACGATCGAGAACGAGACGGCGTTCCTTGAGGCCGCCCGCGAGATGGCCCGGCGGATCCTCGAGACTCCAGGCGACGACGACGCGCACCTGCGCCGCGCGTTCGAGCGCGCGTTGGCGCGCGCGCCGCGGGCACCCGAAGTCGACGTCCTCAAGGGCGCGCTCGCCCATTACCGCCGCAAGTACGCGGCGGATCCGGCAGCGGCGAAGAAGCTGCTCTCGGTGGGGGATGCCCCGCAGGCCCAGAAGCTCAGCCCCTCCGAACTGGCCGCTTGGATGATCGTCTGCTCGACCTTGATGAACACCGACGAGTTCTTGACCCAGCACTAA